Proteins encoded by one window of Dehalococcoidia bacterium:
- a CDS encoding alpha/beta hydrolase, producing the protein MSDDDTSGSGAEGELELRILQAAVADNGDGSYELRLLTSRGELGGLLHPCEGGTSAVVFLGGAARGLGGPGSVYARLAANLTAARITSLRLQMRRPDPDPASFQECVLDALAGVSFLRGIGAERIVLAGVSYGGGVAIRAGALSESVCAVAAISTQTFGSEAAPQLAPRPLLLVHGLDDDQFSPAIAQQIYDRAGEPKRLVLLGGVDHFWREGREELFDLLRGWIGRVAAV; encoded by the coding sequence GTGAGCGACGACGACACTTCCGGCTCCGGCGCGGAGGGCGAGCTCGAGCTGCGCATCCTGCAGGCCGCCGTCGCGGACAACGGCGACGGTTCGTATGAGCTGCGCCTGCTCACCTCGCGCGGCGAGCTGGGCGGCCTGCTGCACCCCTGCGAGGGTGGTACCTCGGCCGTGGTCTTTCTCGGCGGCGCGGCGCGCGGGCTGGGCGGGCCGGGCAGCGTCTACGCGCGGCTGGCCGCAAACCTGACCGCCGCGCGCATCACGAGCCTACGGCTGCAGATGCGCCGGCCCGACCCCGATCCGGCCTCGTTTCAAGAGTGCGTGCTCGATGCGCTGGCAGGCGTCAGCTTCCTGCGCGGCATCGGCGCCGAGCGCATCGTGCTGGCCGGCGTGAGCTACGGCGGCGGCGTGGCGATCCGTGCCGGCGCCTTAAGCGAGAGCGTCTGCGCCGTGGCCGCGATCTCCACGCAGACCTTCGGCAGCGAGGCCGCACCGCAATTGGCGCCGCGACCGCTGCTGCTGGTGCACGGCCTGGACGACGACCAGTTCTCACCCGCCATTGCCCAGCAGATCTATGACCGCGCCGGCGAGCCGAAGCGCCTGGTGCTGCTTGGCGGCGTCGATCACTTCTGGCGTGAAGGGCGCGAGGAGCTGTTCGACCTGCTGCGCGGCTGGATCGGACGGGTGGCCGCGGTTTGA